The sequence GGACGTGACTACCATTATGCTATGGATTGCCGGTAAAGTAACTACCTTGAATATTATCAAAATGACAATACTTCCCAGTATTGTCTCTTTGGTGGTTCCACTGCTCATACTCTCTCTGACATTGAAAGGAACGGTTAAAAGGCCTGCACAATCGCAGAAAAGCCATCATGGGCTGGATATACCAAAAATTCAAAGCAATGCAATATTCTTTATTGGGGTGGGTGGCCTGCTCTTTGTCCCGGTTTTCAAGAGCTATACTCATCTTCCTCCCTATCTGGGCATGCTGTTTTCGCTGGGTGTGTTATGGACCATCACCGAAATTCTGAACCGGAATAATCATCATAACGAAAATTCAAGGTATCTGACCGTGGCCGGTGTGTTGAGAAAGGTTGATGTTCCCAGCGTACTCTTCTTCCTGGGTATATTGCTCGCAGTTGCCGGGCTCGCAACAGCAGGTCACCTTGAGTTGCTGGCTGATACTCTGAGAACACACGTTGGAAATCTATACGTGATCAATATAATTATTGGTGTGCTATCCGCTGTAGTTGACAATGTACCATTGGTCGCCGGTGCTATGGGTATGTACAATTTTCCGCCGGATCACTATTTCTGGGAATTCCTGGCTTACTGTGCCGGTACAGGTGGTAGCATCCTAATCATCGGCTCGGCTGCAGGAGTCGCCGTTATGGGTATGGAAAAAATTGATTTTATATGGTACCTCAGAAAGATAAGCCTTCTTGCTTTGATTGGATACCTGGCTGGTGCCGGTGTGTACATCCTCCAGGAAGAGTCTGGTATCCTGCATAAAAAACACGTGGAAGCTGCCTATGTTGTAAATGTAAATGACAACAAGGATATCATCAATTATCTCACCGCACATGAGTTTTACCAAAAACCCGAAACAAGGGAGAGCCATGAGCCAATGGAAAGCCACCTGGATGGCAATTACATCCACTTTATTAAGTTTAATGATGAAGCAAACGGTGAAACTTACCTGGGATATAATTGTAAAACGATCACCGATGGCAATGAGATTTGGGATGGTAAGTTATTAAAAGGCAAGCTGGAAGTGAAGAAGATATCCGAAGGGGAAGTATTGCTGAATGTGCTTCAAAAAACATTCCGACTGGATGACCAGGGAAGGCTTTTTGAATTGCAGGATGCAGGAGAAGGGATGAAGCTCGAAGTTGAATGGGGTAAAAAAGTCTTTGAAGAATAAATGGTTGATAATGAAATGAAAGCCGGATTTTTTCCGGCTTTTTTTATCCGTATATACTTCCTGAACAACTATCCCCAACGGCTCCCGTAACCGAAGATAAAACGTTTATCTCTCCCCTCAGCCTTAATAATCCTAAGAAAGCAAAAACCATAGCTTCTTTGAACTCAACGATATTCTTATCCGGGATGACTATTTTAACCGGGCTGTGGCTTTGTATCCTTTCAATCAGGAAATTGTTGTATGCCCCGCCACCGGTGATAAGCATTGTTCCTTTTGTCTCGTATATACCGATTGCCTTCGAAATTTGAATGGCGATGTGTTCTGTTACAGTCTGCAAACGATTTGCAATTGAAATTTTCTTGTTCAGTAAAGGTATCATCTCTCTTTCTACCCATTCAATTCCCAGCGATTTGGGGGGATCCTGATGGAAGTAAGTCAAGGCGTTTAGAGATTCGAGTAAAACGGGATTCAGCTTTCCGGATCTGGCAGTTTCCCCCTTGTTGTCGTATGCAAGTCTTGCCTTTCCAGCCAAATAGTTTAATGCAATGTTGCAGGCGCAAATATCAAAGGCTATCCGTTTGTTATCACTTTCCAAAGAAATATTGGCAATTCCCCCAAGGTTCAGGCAATAATCGTACTCCCCAAAAAGATACCTGTCGCCGACAGGTACCAGGGGTGCTCCCTGACCTCTCCTCTCTACATCCTGTGAACGAAAATCACAAACCACTTTCAACCCTGTCTCTGACGATAACACAGCTCCATCTCCGATTTGCAGGGTTATCTGTTTCTCCGGTTGATGGAAGACCGTATGACCATGTGAAGCAATGAAATCAGGCTTCAATCTGTACTGCCGGATGAAATTATTGACATGGAAAGCAGCCATCCTCGCCCATGCCTCACTTAAATGAGACATCCGGAGTTCATTCAGATACCTCGCAAGGGATAAAATTTTTTGCCATTTTTCCGGATAAGGAACAGTAATTGCACATG comes from Bacteroidota bacterium and encodes:
- the nhaD gene encoding sodium:proton antiporter NhaD, with amino-acid sequence MFYVMIGIFIVGYVLIALEHPIKVNKSATALLLGVVLWTSMVIAGESILINPTEFKHYLEGIAGGDFLGWLVHKELLHHLGEISEILFFLLGAMTIVELVDSYQGFGIITDKIQTTKRAKLLWVTSILTFFMSAVLDNLTTSIVMVALLRKLIADKKDRWFFAGMVIVAANAGGAWSPIGDVTTIMLWIAGKVTTLNIIKMTILPSIVSLVVPLLILSLTLKGTVKRPAQSQKSHHGLDIPKIQSNAIFFIGVGGLLFVPVFKSYTHLPPYLGMLFSLGVLWTITEILNRNNHHNENSRYLTVAGVLRKVDVPSVLFFLGILLAVAGLATAGHLELLADTLRTHVGNLYVINIIIGVLSAVVDNVPLVAGAMGMYNFPPDHYFWEFLAYCAGTGGSILIIGSAAGVAVMGMEKIDFIWYLRKISLLALIGYLAGAGVYILQEESGILHKKHVEAAYVVNVNDNKDIINYLTAHEFYQKPETRESHEPMESHLDGNYIHFIKFNDEANGETYLGYNCKTITDGNEIWDGKLLKGKLEVKKISEGEVLLNVLQKTFRLDDQGRLFELQDAGEGMKLEVEWGKKVFEE
- a CDS encoding anhydro-N-acetylmuramic acid kinase, encoding MKPYRAIGIMSGTSMDGLDIAYCEFSERDGKWSFTLPCAITVPYPEKWQKILSLARYLNELRMSHLSEAWARMAAFHVNNFIRQYRLKPDFIASHGHTVFHQPEKQITLQIGDGAVLSSETGLKVVCDFRSQDVERRGQGAPLVPVGDRYLFGEYDYCLNLGGIANISLESDNKRIAFDICACNIALNYLAGKARLAYDNKGETARSGKLNPVLLESLNALTYFHQDPPKSLGIEWVEREMIPLLNKKISIANRLQTVTEHIAIQISKAIGIYETKGTMLITGGGAYNNFLIERIQSHSPVKIVIPDKNIVEFKEAMVFAFLGLLRLRGEINVLSSVTGAVGDSCSGSIYG